The following coding sequences lie in one Lelliottia jeotgali genomic window:
- a CDS encoding DNA-binding domain of ModE, Molybdate-binding domain of ModE, with protein MQAEILLTLRLQQKLFADPRRIALLKQIEQTGSISQGAKNAGISYKSAWDAINEMNTLSEQTLVDRATGGKGGGGAILTRYGQRLIQLYDLLAQIQQKAFDVLSDDDALPLDSLLAAISRFSLQTSARNQWFGTVTARDHDQVQQHVDILLADGTTRLKVAITAQSGERLGLDEGKEVLVLLKAPWVNITQDAEQAKEADNQLHGAISHISRGEEQCEVLMTLPDGQVLCATVPLSDAEDLTEGANVTAWFNADRVIIATLC; from the coding sequence ATGCAGGCCGAAATTCTCCTTACCCTTCGACTTCAGCAGAAGCTTTTCGCCGATCCGCGACGCATTGCCCTGCTTAAACAGATAGAACAAACCGGCTCAATTAGCCAGGGCGCGAAGAATGCTGGCATTAGCTATAAAAGTGCCTGGGACGCCATCAATGAAATGAATACCCTGAGCGAACAGACGCTGGTCGATCGCGCGACGGGCGGCAAAGGCGGTGGCGGCGCTATTCTGACTCGCTACGGCCAGCGCCTGATTCAGCTTTATGATCTGTTGGCACAAATCCAGCAGAAAGCCTTTGATGTCCTGAGCGATGACGACGCCCTTCCCCTCGATAGCCTGCTGGCGGCCATCTCCCGCTTCTCACTGCAAACCAGCGCACGAAACCAATGGTTTGGCACCGTGACGGCGCGCGACCATGATCAGGTGCAGCAGCATGTCGATATTTTGCTGGCCGACGGCACGACACGGCTCAAAGTGGCGATTACCGCGCAAAGCGGCGAGCGGCTGGGTCTGGACGAAGGCAAAGAGGTGCTGGTGTTGCTCAAAGCGCCGTGGGTGAATATCACACAGGATGCAGAACAAGCCAAAGAGGCTGATAACCAGCTGCACGGTGCCATCAGCCACATTTCGCGCGGCGAAGAACAGTGCGAAGTGCTAATGACCCTGCCGGATGGACAAGTGCTCTGTGCCACAGTGCCATTGTCTGATGCAGAAGATTTGACCGAAGGCGCGAACGTCACCGCCTGGTTCAACGCTGACCGGGTAATTATCGCCACGTTGTGTTAA